Proteins encoded in a region of the Rhodococcus sp. SBT000017 genome:
- a CDS encoding ferritin-like domain-containing protein, which translates to MSTSTLIAQLRIALQLTNTEIQIAETRVVQARTEAVRRELTQNAANGRERAAAIEEALRGLGGLPELVAPFLGRTLAAVKTVAEQAQPFDEALLGDLALEQQLLGRAKYIKALATAANEPTVVALATRLATAHSATVEWLETVLAEDALGGPAALRRTPFQAAAGTAVKIVNAPATWSARNLDRALDAARATPDRLAALLGRGAHAGDVAVKTLTASRDAALEAAEDVTRSEGVDTVADAIHTARSAGGTLDADELPIADYDDLNVSDAVAAIKDLTNPTDVRTVVTYEEAHKNRHGVVSAGQTRVAAIAKDVISID; encoded by the coding sequence ATGAGCACATCCACGTTGATCGCACAGTTGCGCATTGCACTGCAGCTGACCAATACCGAGATCCAGATCGCGGAAACTCGCGTCGTTCAGGCGCGCACCGAGGCGGTACGCAGGGAGTTGACTCAGAACGCCGCAAACGGCCGCGAGCGCGCGGCAGCCATCGAAGAAGCCCTTCGCGGACTCGGCGGACTGCCCGAACTCGTCGCACCGTTCCTGGGGCGCACACTCGCTGCCGTCAAGACGGTCGCGGAGCAGGCGCAGCCGTTCGACGAGGCCCTGCTGGGCGATCTCGCCCTCGAGCAGCAGCTGCTGGGCCGCGCCAAGTACATCAAGGCACTGGCCACGGCAGCGAACGAGCCCACCGTCGTCGCACTGGCGACCCGGCTGGCCACGGCGCACAGCGCAACGGTGGAATGGCTCGAGACGGTGCTCGCGGAAGACGCCCTCGGCGGACCCGCAGCGCTGCGTCGTACTCCGTTCCAGGCCGCCGCAGGCACCGCGGTCAAGATCGTCAACGCTCCGGCAACGTGGTCGGCTCGCAATCTCGACCGTGCACTGGACGCAGCTCGCGCCACCCCGGACCGCCTCGCCGCACTTCTCGGCCGCGGCGCTCACGCCGGTGACGTGGCAGTCAAGACGCTGACGGCAAGCCGCGATGCAGCACTCGAGGCAGCCGAGGACGTCACCCGTAGCGAGGGAGTCGATACCGTCGCCGACGCGATCCACACCGCACGATCGGCCGGCGGAACCCTCGACGCCGACGAGCTGCCGATCGCCGACTACGACGACCTGAACGTCTCGGACGCCGTCGCCGCCATCAAGGACCTCACGAACCCGACCGACGTTCGCACCGTCGTGACGTACGAAGAGGCACACAAGAACCGCCACGGAGTCGTGTCCGCAGGACAGACACGCGTGGCAGCAATCGCCAAGGATGTCATCTCCATCGACTGA
- a CDS encoding iron-containing redox enzyme family protein, producing MTALFSVDPSTARSPALPTPCGPISEAVTRSLTAGEPNGTAIVATPTEVDPTSRDVQLSLLICYELHYRGFEGVSDAWEWDPELLRLRAALESAFLTYVRENVEPGTDAVAEMDALSVEATSGTGPSWFLRDEGSWEQMCEYFVHRSVYHLKEADPHAWAIPRLTGQTKASYVAVEFDEYGGGKGDRLHQHLWAESMVAANLDASYLGYVDRVPAQTLAWVNLMSLFGLHRGLRGATVGHLAATEITSSPGSQRYVQGLQRLDAPAACIAFYAEHVEADAVHEQVLRHDVVGTLLRHEPELEADVVFGMRALDFVENELADHVMKRWSAGQSSLD from the coding sequence ATGACCGCGTTGTTCTCAGTCGACCCGTCCACCGCTCGCTCTCCCGCACTGCCCACCCCCTGTGGGCCGATCTCCGAGGCCGTCACTCGGTCCCTGACCGCAGGTGAGCCCAACGGGACTGCAATCGTGGCGACGCCGACCGAGGTCGATCCCACGTCACGAGACGTGCAACTGTCGCTTCTGATCTGTTACGAACTGCACTACCGCGGGTTCGAAGGTGTCTCCGACGCCTGGGAGTGGGACCCCGAACTCCTCCGACTACGAGCAGCGCTCGAGTCTGCGTTTCTGACGTACGTACGCGAGAACGTGGAACCCGGCACCGACGCGGTGGCCGAGATGGACGCGCTGTCCGTCGAGGCGACCTCGGGAACCGGCCCGTCGTGGTTCCTGCGCGACGAGGGGTCATGGGAGCAGATGTGCGAGTACTTCGTGCACCGCTCCGTCTATCACCTCAAGGAAGCCGATCCGCACGCCTGGGCCATCCCCCGGTTGACAGGTCAGACCAAAGCTTCTTATGTGGCAGTCGAATTCGATGAGTACGGCGGCGGCAAAGGCGATCGCCTGCACCAGCATCTGTGGGCCGAATCGATGGTGGCCGCAAATCTCGATGCGTCGTACCTCGGCTACGTCGATCGCGTCCCGGCGCAGACCTTGGCCTGGGTCAATCTCATGTCCTTGTTCGGTTTGCACCGAGGACTGCGCGGTGCCACCGTTGGCCACCTGGCGGCAACCGAGATCACCTCGTCGCCCGGCTCCCAGCGCTACGTGCAGGGACTGCAAAGGCTCGATGCCCCTGCTGCATGCATTGCGTTCTACGCCGAGCACGTCGAGGCCGACGCCGTACACGAGCAGGTGCTGCGTCACGATGTGGTCGGCACTCTTCTTCGCCACGAGCCCGAACTCGAGGCAGATGTGGTGTTCGGAATGCGTGCACTGGACTTCGTCGAGAACGAACTCGCCGACCACGTGATGAAGCGATGGTCTGCCGGTCAGTCCTCGTTGGACTGA
- a CDS encoding CDGSH iron-sulfur domain-containing protein, giving the protein MLIDGPVNIELDDGTRVESDRFVVAVCTCRRSKNYPLCDTSHRAKKRPSQSNED; this is encoded by the coding sequence ATGCTGATCGACGGACCGGTGAACATCGAACTCGACGACGGTACGCGAGTGGAATCGGATCGCTTCGTCGTCGCGGTGTGCACGTGTCGGCGTAGCAAGAACTATCCACTGTGCGACACGAGCCACCGCGCGAAGAAACGACCTTCTCAGTCCAACGAGGACTGA
- a CDS encoding HemK2/MTQ2 family protein methyltransferase — protein sequence MTTAESDYVRTLTSVHADPGVYEPQEDSLLLCDIAATTGIVPGARVLDMCTGSGAVAITAALLGAREVVAFDIAPRAVDCAQRNARSVGVEVDVRVGSLAEAAELESFDVVLCNPPYVPSEMMPTGMGLHRAWDAGEDGRMVLDPLCRAAASLLAPGGVLLVVHSEFSGPRRTVGMLSDNGLSVTEVSRRTIDFGPVMHRRAQWLEARGVLAPGRRTEELVVVRGDRR from the coding sequence ATGACGACAGCCGAATCCGATTACGTTCGAACCCTGACCTCCGTGCACGCCGATCCCGGAGTGTACGAACCGCAGGAGGATTCGCTTCTGCTGTGCGACATCGCCGCCACGACGGGCATCGTTCCCGGCGCGCGAGTACTGGACATGTGCACCGGAAGTGGTGCTGTTGCCATCACCGCTGCACTGTTGGGCGCGCGTGAGGTGGTGGCGTTCGACATCGCGCCCCGCGCAGTGGACTGCGCCCAGCGCAACGCGCGCTCGGTAGGGGTCGAGGTGGACGTCAGAGTGGGATCCTTGGCAGAGGCGGCCGAACTCGAATCGTTCGACGTGGTGCTCTGCAATCCACCGTACGTTCCGTCCGAGATGATGCCGACCGGAATGGGGCTGCACCGAGCCTGGGACGCAGGCGAGGACGGCCGGATGGTGCTCGATCCACTCTGCCGAGCCGCTGCCTCCTTGCTGGCTCCCGGCGGGGTGCTGCTCGTCGTCCACTCGGAGTTCTCCGGACCTCGACGCACCGTGGGCATGCTGTCCGACAACGGATTGTCGGTGACGGAGGTCAGCAGGCGCACCATCGATTTCGGGCCCGTGATGCACCGTCGCGCACAGTGGCTCGAAGCTCGTGGAGTACTGGCTCCGGGTCGTCGAACAGAGGAGTTGGTGGTTGTTCGTGGCGACAGGCGATGA
- a CDS encoding NAD(P)/FAD-dependent oxidoreductase has protein sequence MTTPNTTYDVLVVGGGNAGISAAARLLKKGISDVAVIEPKQVHTYRPLLSYVGSGQAALTEAERTQRSVIPTGCVWLEDSAVAIDPVNRLVRCASGAEYGYRDLVLGQGLVVDTDALPGVRAALRSPTVTSNYLDRAERTWQLVRDLPAHSSAVFTVPRPPVGCTGTTLKPLFLAADHWTRTGRMPGIDITLVVDRPRLMGVPELDAIVVGRLRELGVRILARTAVTALHPESGHITVTDHDGVDERIGYDMLHLVPPFRGPTWLEESNLTGSAPHGVVDIDGKTLRHRVYPEVWAAGDGAAIDTDSSGGALRKQISILVDNLIAARSGQPLSEYDGYTVAPIAVGAHSLIAAEFDRTGTLTPSLPSFLDPLKPRRAAWAFDRYGLPLSYWNMILAGRL, from the coding sequence GTGACCACCCCGAACACGACCTACGACGTGCTCGTCGTCGGCGGAGGCAACGCAGGCATCAGCGCGGCAGCGCGACTGCTGAAGAAGGGCATCTCCGACGTCGCGGTCATCGAGCCCAAGCAGGTGCACACCTATCGCCCACTGCTGTCGTACGTGGGCTCCGGTCAGGCGGCGCTGACCGAGGCCGAGCGTACCCAGCGTTCGGTGATTCCGACCGGATGCGTCTGGCTCGAAGACTCGGCGGTTGCGATCGACCCGGTGAATCGTCTGGTGCGATGTGCCTCGGGCGCGGAATACGGCTACCGCGACCTGGTGCTCGGTCAGGGCCTCGTCGTCGACACCGACGCGCTGCCCGGAGTGCGGGCTGCGCTCCGATCCCCCACTGTCACCAGCAATTACCTCGACCGAGCCGAACGCACCTGGCAACTGGTACGCGATCTACCCGCCCACAGCAGTGCGGTGTTCACCGTGCCGCGCCCACCGGTCGGCTGCACCGGCACCACGCTCAAGCCGTTGTTCCTCGCCGCAGACCACTGGACCCGCACCGGCCGCATGCCGGGAATCGACATCACGCTGGTGGTGGATCGACCTCGACTGATGGGTGTGCCGGAGCTCGACGCCATCGTCGTCGGGCGACTACGCGAGCTCGGCGTGCGAATCCTCGCCCGCACCGCGGTGACGGCACTGCACCCGGAGAGCGGACACATCACCGTCACGGACCACGACGGCGTCGACGAGCGCATCGGCTACGACATGCTGCACCTCGTACCGCCGTTCCGCGGTCCGACGTGGCTGGAGGAATCGAACCTGACCGGTTCTGCGCCGCACGGTGTCGTCGACATCGACGGCAAAACTCTGCGCCACCGGGTGTATCCGGAGGTCTGGGCCGCGGGTGACGGCGCAGCCATCGACACCGACTCCTCGGGTGGCGCACTGCGCAAGCAGATTTCGATTCTCGTCGACAATCTGATCGCAGCGCGCAGCGGGCAACCGTTGTCGGAGTACGACGGCTACACCGTCGCCCCCATCGCGGTCGGCGCACACAGCTTGATCGCCGCCGAGTTCGACCGCACCGGAACCCTGACGCCGTCGCTGCCGTCGTTCCTCGATCCGCTGAAGCCGAGGCGCGCCGCCTGGGCGTTCGACCGATACGGGCTACCGCTGTCCTACTGGAACATGATTCTCGCCGGCCGACTCTGA